In Miscanthus floridulus cultivar M001 chromosome 5, ASM1932011v1, whole genome shotgun sequence, one genomic interval encodes:
- the LOC136449969 gene encoding respiratory burst oxidase homolog protein B, with amino-acid sequence MKLASNKNTGPFYHYWQEFTYFLEENWKRIWVMTLWLSICIGLFIWKFIQYRNRAVFHIMGYCVCTAKGAAETLKFNMALVLFPVCRNTITWIRSKTKIGAVVPFNDNINFHKVIAAGVAVGVALHAGAHLTCDFPRLLHASDAAYEPMKSFFGDKRPPNYWWFVKGTEGWTGVVMVVLMTIAFVLAQPWFRRNRLKDSNPLKKMTGFNAFWFTHHLFVIVYALLVVHGICLYLSRKWYKKTTWMYLAVPVLLYVSERILRLFRSHDAVRIQKVAVYPGNVLALYMSKPPGFRYRSGQYIFINCRAVSPYEWHPFSITSAPGDDYLSVHIRTRGDWTSRLRTVFSEACRPPTDGESGLLRADLSKGITESNARFPRLLIDGPYGAPAQDYREYDVLLLIGLGIGATPLISIVKDVLNHIQHGGSVAGTEPEGSGKAKKRPFMTKRAYFYWVTREEGSFEWFRGVMNEVAEKDKDGVIELHNHCSSVYEEGDARSALIVMLQELQHAKKGVDILSGTSVKTHFARPNWRSVFKHVAVNHENQRVGVFYCGEPVLVPQLRQFSADFTHKTNTKFEFHKENF; translated from the exons ATGAAGCTTGCATCAAACAAGAACACAGGTCCATTTTACCACTACTGGCAAGAGTTCACATACTTCCTTGAGGAGAACTGGAAGCGCATTTGGGTTATGACTCTCTGGCTCTCAATCTGCATTGGCCTTTTCATTTGGAAGTTCATCCAATACCGTAATCGAGCTGTATTTCACATCATGGGTTATTGTGTGTGCACTGCAAAAGGTGCTGCAGAGACCCTCAAATTCAATATGGCCCTGGTTCTTTTTCCTGTTTGCCGAAATACAATCACTTGGATTCGATCAAAGACAAAGATCGGAGCTGTTGTGCCCTTCAATGACAACATAAACTTCCATAAG GTAATAGCAGCAGgtgttgcagttggtgttgctttGCATGCAGGTGCTCACCTGACATGTGATTTTCCTCGGCTGCTCCATGCAAGTGATGCTGCCTATGAACCAATGAAGTCTTTCTTTGGAGACAAAAGGCCACCAAATTACTGGTGGTTTGTAAAGGGGACTGAAGGGTGGACAGGTGTGGTCATGGTTGTACTTATGACTATAGCTTTCGTATTGGCCCAGCCATGGTTTCGGCGTAATAGGCTCAAGGATTCTAATCCCCTCAAGAAAATGACTGGCTTCAATGCCTTTTGGTTTACGCACCACTTATTTGTTATTGTGTATGCACTGCTCGTTGTCCATGGGATCTGCTTATATCTAAGCAGGAAATGGTACAAGAAAACG ACCTGGATGTACCTTGCTGTCCCTGTGCTCTTGTATGTAAGTGAGCGCATTCTTCGGCTATTTAGGAGCCATGATGCTGTTAGGATTCAGAAG GTTGCAGTATATCCAGGGAATGTTTTGGCTCTCTATATGTCCAAGCCACCTGGATTCAGGTATCGGAGTGGGCAGTATATCTTCATAAACTGCCGTGCTGTCTCTCCATATGAATG GCACCCATTTTCCATTACATCAGCACCAGGAGATGATTATCTTAGTGTCCACATTCGCACAAGGGGTGATTGGACTTCACGTCTTAGGACTGTCTTCTCTGAG GCATGCCGCCCTCCAACTGATGGAGAAAGTGGACTCCTTAGAGCTGACCTTTCCAAGGGGATCACTGAGAGCAACGCCAG GTTCCCAAGACTCTTAATTGATGGACCATATGGTGCTCCGGCGCAAGACTATCGGGAATATGATGTTCTCCTGCTCATTGGACTGGGCATTGGAGCCACTCCATTGATTAGCATTGTGAAGGATGTACTTAACCACATTCAGCATGGAGGATCTGTTGCAGGCACCGAGCCTGAGGGCAGTGGCAAGGCCAAGAAGAGGCCATTCATGACAAAGAGAGCCTACTTCTACTGGGTGACCAGAGAAGAGGGATCTTTTGAATGGTTCCGAGGGGTCATGAATGAGGTGGCTGAGAAGGACAAGGATGGAGTCATTGAACTCCACAACCACTGCTCGAGTGTGTACGAGGAAGGGGATGCACGGTCTGCCCTCATTGTCATGCTCCAAGAGCTCCAACATGCGAAGAAGGGAGTCGACATCTTGTCTGGAACTAGTGTCAAGACGCACTTTGCGCGTCCCAATTGGCGAAGCGTCTTCAAACATGTTGCAGTGAACCACGAGAACCAACGCGTCG GAGTTTTCTACTGCGGTGAGCCCGTCCTTGTGCCACAGCTACGGCAGTTTTCAGCAGACTTCACCCACAAGACAAATACGAAGTTTGAGTTCCACAAGGAGAACTTCTGA